The nucleotide window CGGCCTGTTGATACCGGTCCTCGGTCTCCAGCATCCGATCGATGAGGGCGTCTCGTACGGCAAACGCCACGGCCATAAACAACTCGCGGCTGGAACAGTGCTCCCATTTTTTCCCCAAGGAATACCGGGCGTGATAGCGAATCGCATCTTGAAAGGCGGATACCGTGAGGGCAACATGACGATGCGTTCCGGTGTCCGGCCCCGGATCCTGCTCAAGCCGTCTGGTTGTCATCGGTTACTCCTTCAGTCGTTCTTGTGTGGATTGACACGGTTTGAGTAATCTCGTCAGGGTCAGAGTATTTTTCCCGCAGGATGTTGTATACGTGACCTCGTCCATGGTATTCCTGATAATCGCGAGCCCCAATCCTCTCTCGGGAATGCGCTCCAGGCATCCAGGATCGAAATCCAGTGGTGACGCGGTCTGTGGCGCGAGACGCGTGGCGTCCATGGTCCTTCCCGCGTCGCAGATCTGGACGATCAGCCGATCGGAATACTGGGCAAAGACGACCTCTACCTCATGTTCCGCCTCGCGGCTATAGGCGTGTACGATAGCGTTATTGACCGCCTCGACCACGCACAACGCGATCTGATGCGATTCGATGTCGGACAGCGGAACAAGCGAGCAGAGTCGCTGTATCGTCTGACCGATAAGCGGCACATTCTGCAGATCGCTGGCGATGGCCAATGTAATCCGTCTTCCGCTCAACTCGCCCTATCCTTCTTTGTCGCCGCCCAGGGCCGACACCGCCTGCGCCTCATCGGCAACGACTTGAAATACCCGGTCCATCCTCGTCAATTTGAATAACGTCATCGTCGACTCCTGCAACCCGCAGACGACCAACTCGCCCCGTCCACCCATTCGCTTCAGGGTGGAGACAATCGCCCCCAAACCGCTGCTGTCGATAAACTCGACCTTCGAGAGATCCAGTATGATCTTCGTGTTGCCTGAAGCGATCAGTTCGCTCATCTGTTCCTTAAAATCGGTTGCAATCCTGGCGTCCAGCCGATCTTCCAGTGGCGTGACAATCAGCGCATCGCCTACTTTTCGCTGGTCAAGCTGCATCGCGTGAGCTCCTTTGCCTATTCGGGTTGCCTGACCTGAACGGTGACCGCCGCAAGGTACGTGTCCAGCCGTTCGCACAGGCTCATCGCGGCCTCCCGATCGCCGTGCGTACCGGCCTCCTCGAGGGCCTTGCCCATGTCGCTGATCTCCATGAACCCATAGCCGCCCCCGGTCCCTTTCATGCTATGTCCTAATCGCGCTAGCTCGTCGTACTTGCCCTCCTGGGCCAACCGCTTCATCTGCTCGACATCCCGACGACGATTCTCCAGGAACTCCGGAATCAGGT belongs to Candidatus Methylomirabilis lanthanidiphila and includes:
- a CDS encoding histidine kinase produces the protein MSGRRITLAIASDLQNVPLIGQTIQRLCSLVPLSDIESHQIALCVVEAVNNAIVHAYSREAEHEVEVVFAQYSDRLIVQICDAGRTMDATRLAPQTASPLDFDPGCLERIPERGLGLAIIRNTMDEVTYTTSCGKNTLTLTRLLKPCQSTQERLKE
- a CDS encoding anti-sigma B factor antagonist: MQLDQRKVGDALIVTPLEDRLDARIATDFKEQMSELIASGNTKIILDLSKVEFIDSSGLGAIVSTLKRMGGRGELVVCGLQESTMTLFKLTRMDRVFQVVADEAQAVSALGGDKEG
- a CDS encoding Hpt domain protein, which encodes MEKQTIVVYVDEEIADLIPEFLENRRRDVEQMKRLAQEGKYDELARLGHSMKGTGGGYGFMEISDMGKALEEAGTHGDREAAMSLCERLDTYLAAVTVQVRQPE